Proteins from one Colias croceus chromosome 22, ilColCroc2.1 genomic window:
- the LOC123701652 gene encoding mannose-1-phosphate guanyltransferase alpha-A, which translates to MLKAVILIGGPQKGTRFRPLSLDTPKPLFPIAGLPLIQHHIAACAKLEECKEILIIGSYPATLMAQFVSDMQKEYHLIIRYLHEFMPLGTGGGLYHFRDQVRAGNPAAFFLLNGDVCADFPLKELWEFHEGRPEALVTIMGTEATRQQSIFYGCMVRDTNTGAVSHYVEKPRGYVSTLINCGVYVCSLQVFQIMAEAFQRKQDQFYGSNGQGSPGYMSWEQDVLSPLAGTNKLYALQVTNWWSQVKTASSAIYANRHYLELHRNESSKAPCKITPDVFIHPTAVVDSTAVIGPNVSIGAGVTIKAGVRIKESIILNHATIHEHALVMYSIVGQDCSVGEWSRVEGTPPDPDPNKPFAKMDNTPLFNNDGRLNPSVTILGAGVTMPAERILLNSIVLPHKHLTRSYKNEIIL; encoded by the exons ATGTTGAAAGCTGTGATACTTATTGGGGGACCACAAAAAG GCACAAGGTTCAGACCTCTATCTTTAGATACACCCAAACCTCTATTTCCCATAGCTGGCTTACCGTTAATACAGCATCACATAGCAGCATGTGCTAAGTTGGAAGAatgtaaagaaatattaataattggttcTTACCCAGCCACTTTGATGGCACAGTTTGTCAGTGATATGCAGAAAGAATATCACTTGATTATAAG GTATCTCCATGAGTTCATGCCATTAGGAACAGGAGGTGGTCTATACCACTTTAGAGACCAAGTGCGGGCTGGAAACCCAGCAGCATTCTTCCTTCTTAATGGAGATGTTTGTGCTGATTTCCCTTTGAAAGAGCTTTGGGAGTTTCATGAAGGAAGGCCGGAGGCTTTG GTAACAATAATGGGTACAGAAGCGACCCGCCAACAATCAATCTTCTACGGTTGTATGGTAAGAGACACTAACACAGGCGCAGTCAGCCATTACGTAGAGAAGCCGCGCGGTTATGTGTCCACGTTGATCAATTGTGGAGTGTATGTGTGTTCGCTGCAAGTGTTCCAGATCATGGCTGAGGCGTTTCAGAGGAAACAGGATCAGTTTTATGG ttcAAACGGTCAAGGCAGTCCAGGATACATGTCGTGGGAACAAGATGTGTTGTCGCCCCTCGCTGGGACAAACAAATTGTATGCACTACAG gTAACAAACTGGTGGTCCCAAGTGAAAACGGCTAGTTCAGCGATATACGCGAACAGGCATTATTTAGAACTGCATCGAAATGAGTCTAGCAAAGCGCCGTGTAAAATAACACCAGATGTGTTCATACATCCCACTGCTGTTGTAGATAGTACTGCTGtg ATAGGTCCAAACGTGTCCATCGGTGCGGGAGTGACGATAAAAGCAGGCGTTAGGATAAAGGAGTCGATTATATTAAACCACGCTACTATACATGAACATGCGCTGGTTATGTATTCTATTG TGGGTCAAGACTGTTCAGTAGGCGAGTGGTCTCGAGTAGAAGGGACCCCACCTGACCCGGACCCCAACAAGCCCTTCGCGAAAATGGACAACACGccgctttttaataatgatgGCAGGTTAAATCCATCGGTTACTATATTGG gtgcCGGAGTAACAATGCCAGCAGAGAGGATACTGCTAAATTCAATAGTGTTACCTCACAAACATCTAACGAGGAGTTATaagaatgaaataattttgtag